Proteins from a genomic interval of Candidatus Dadabacteria bacterium:
- a CDS encoding Fic family protein — MRWNWQRPEWPDFTWEPELLEGAERDFLRGTALLSEAYGRLGEHERDRLRVEIIGEEALKTSEIEGEFLDRENLRSSLRWRFGLSADGRKPSPAEDGIADLMVDLFGTCEDELSHETLYRWHRMLTLGRTDLRCVGCYREHGVAVVSGPLHRRRIHFEAPPPERVKREMDGFVRWFNRSAPGAEAPLPALARTGTAHLYFECIHPFEDGNGRLGRAVSEKALAQSLGHPTLIALATVISGKRGAYYGALGEANTKNEITGWLSYFAGTVLDALSYTRAYVEFLTEKARLLERMRGRMNPRQEKCLLRMFEEGPEGFTGGLSAENYISITKATRPTATRDLSDLVAKGALARTGERKSTRYHLNIDLRI, encoded by the coding sequence ATGCGATGGAACTGGCAACGGCCCGAGTGGCCCGATTTTACCTGGGAACCGGAGCTTCTCGAGGGCGCGGAGCGTGATTTTCTGCGCGGGACGGCTCTGCTTTCCGAGGCTTACGGGCGTCTCGGCGAACATGAACGGGACCGGCTCAGGGTGGAAATCATAGGCGAAGAAGCCCTCAAGACTTCCGAGATCGAGGGGGAGTTTCTTGACCGCGAGAACCTGCGGTCGTCTCTTCGCTGGCGTTTCGGCCTGTCGGCGGACGGCCGGAAGCCAAGTCCCGCCGAAGACGGGATCGCCGATCTCATGGTCGACCTCTTCGGTACCTGCGAAGATGAGCTTTCCCACGAAACGCTTTACCGCTGGCACAGGATGCTCACGCTCGGACGCACCGACCTGAGGTGCGTGGGCTGTTACCGCGAGCACGGAGTCGCGGTGGTCTCCGGGCCTCTTCACAGACGCAGGATTCATTTCGAAGCGCCTCCGCCGGAGAGAGTGAAGCGGGAAATGGACGGGTTTGTCCGCTGGTTTAACCGGAGCGCCCCGGGCGCCGAGGCGCCCCTTCCGGCGCTTGCCCGCACCGGCACCGCGCATCTTTATTTCGAGTGCATTCACCCGTTTGAGGACGGAAACGGCCGCCTGGGCCGTGCGGTGTCCGAAAAAGCGCTTGCCCAGTCCCTCGGCCACCCTACGCTGATTGCGCTTGCCACCGTGATCAGCGGGAAAAGGGGCGCCTATTACGGGGCCCTCGGGGAGGCCAACACGAAAAACGAGATAACCGGCTGGCTCAGCTATTTCGCCGGCACCGTGCTTGATGCGCTTTCGTATACACGGGCCTACGTGGAATTTCTTACAGAAAAGGCCAGGTTGCTTGAACGTATGCGGGGAAGAATGAATCCGCGGCAGGAAAAATGCCTGCTTCGGATGTTCGAGGAGGGCCCTGAGGGTTTTACCGGTGGTCTCAGCGCGGAGAATTATATAAGCATCACGAAGGCCACGCGCCCGACCGCCACTCGGGATCTTTCGGATCTGGTCGCTAAGGGCGCGCTCGCGAGAACCGGGGAGCGCAAGTCCACGCGCTACCATCTGAATATCGACCTGCGAATTTGA
- the hslV gene encoding ATP-dependent protease subunit HslV, with the protein MSQFHGTTILCVKKDGRVALGGDGQVTMGATAVKHNANKIRKMYGGRICAGFAGSTADAMTLFDKFEGKLEEFRGSLERAAVELAKEWRTDRILRRLEALLIVANSETMLIISGSGDIIEPDESVIAIGSGGPFAQAAALALAKHSELSSREIVERSLEIAAGICIYTNSHISIEEID; encoded by the coding sequence ATGAGCCAATTTCATGGAACTACGATACTATGCGTTAAAAAAGACGGCCGGGTGGCCCTCGGGGGCGACGGCCAGGTGACAATGGGAGCCACAGCGGTAAAACATAACGCGAACAAGATAAGGAAGATGTACGGCGGGAGGATCTGCGCCGGATTCGCGGGCTCAACGGCAGACGCGATGACGCTCTTTGACAAGTTCGAGGGAAAGCTAGAGGAATTTCGGGGAAGCCTTGAGCGTGCAGCAGTAGAGCTTGCGAAAGAATGGAGAACAGACAGAATCCTGAGAAGGCTCGAGGCCCTGCTGATAGTCGCCAACTCCGAAACTATGCTCATAATCTCGGGAAGCGGGGACATAATAGAGCCTGATGAGAGCGTGATAGCAATAGGATCGGGAGGTCCCTTCGCCCAGGCGGCCGCTTTGGCGCTTGCCAAGCACTCGGAGCTTTCCTCCCGGGAGATAGTCGAGCGCTCACTTGAGATCGCGGCCGGAATCTGTATTTACACAAACAGTCACATATCGATAGAGGAAATAGATTAA
- the hslU gene encoding ATP-dependent protease ATPase subunit HslU, with protein MSQESYLTPREIVSELDKYIVGQNMAKRAVGVALRNRWRRQKVSPELRDEISPKNILMMGPTGVGKTEIARRLAKLAQAPFVKVEASKFTEVGYVGRDVESMIRDLTEIAVNMVTEEETLSVNTRARELAEDKLIDLLVPTRPVTEADGDMDEAKRKMSETKKKMRKLLWDGKLDDREVEIEITARSLPIQVFSQAGVEEMDPGISEMIGSLMPKKSKVRKVKVPEAMDILTEEEARRLIDMDKVTQLALERTENSGIIFIDEIDKVAGKNSVSGPDVSREGVQRDLLPIIEGSSVTTKHGMVRTDHILFIGAGAFHVSKPSDLIPELQGRFPIRVELEALTKDDFIRILTEPKNALIKQYTELMRTEDIKLSFTDEAIEKIAETAAEVNSSTENIGARRLHTVLEKLLDEISFNAPDMKEKKFTIDKSYVEEKIADIVKDRDLSRYIL; from the coding sequence ATGTCCCAGGAATCCTACCTCACCCCGAGGGAAATAGTATCGGAGCTAGACAAGTACATAGTCGGACAGAACATGGCCAAAAGGGCCGTCGGCGTGGCGCTCAGGAACAGGTGGAGAAGGCAGAAGGTATCGCCCGAGCTTCGCGACGAGATATCCCCAAAGAACATACTTATGATGGGACCCACCGGCGTGGGAAAAACAGAGATAGCCCGGCGCCTGGCGAAACTTGCCCAGGCCCCCTTTGTAAAGGTCGAGGCGTCAAAGTTCACCGAGGTTGGCTACGTGGGCAGGGATGTTGAGTCAATGATACGGGACTTAACCGAGATAGCCGTCAACATGGTAACAGAGGAGGAGACCCTTTCGGTTAACACGAGGGCCAGAGAGCTTGCCGAGGACAAGCTCATTGACCTGCTCGTCCCGACTCGTCCCGTCACCGAGGCGGATGGAGACATGGACGAAGCCAAGAGAAAAATGAGCGAGACCAAAAAGAAGATGAGAAAGCTTCTTTGGGACGGAAAGCTCGACGACAGGGAAGTCGAGATAGAGATAACGGCGAGAAGCCTTCCCATACAGGTGTTCAGCCAGGCGGGAGTCGAGGAGATGGATCCCGGAATCTCGGAGATGATCGGAAGCCTCATGCCCAAAAAATCGAAAGTAAGAAAGGTCAAGGTTCCCGAGGCCATGGACATCCTCACCGAGGAGGAAGCCCGAAGACTGATAGACATGGACAAAGTTACCCAGCTGGCTCTCGAGAGAACCGAGAACTCGGGAATAATCTTCATAGACGAGATAGACAAGGTCGCCGGAAAAAACAGCGTCTCGGGCCCTGATGTTTCAAGGGAAGGGGTGCAGAGGGATCTTCTCCCTATAATCGAGGGAAGCAGCGTCACCACGAAGCACGGGATGGTAAGGACCGACCACATACTCTTCATAGGAGCCGGGGCGTTTCACGTCTCAAAGCCGTCTGACCTCATACCCGAACTCCAGGGACGTTTTCCAATAAGGGTTGAGCTTGAGGCGCTCACCAAAGACGATTTCATACGGATCCTCACCGAGCCCAAAAACGCTCTCATAAAACAGTACACCGAGCTTATGAGGACCGAGGACATAAAACTCTCTTTCACAGACGAAGCAATAGAGAAAATAGCCGAGACCGCGGCCGAAGTTAACAGCTCTACCGAGAACATAGGGGCAAGGAGGCTTCACACCGTTCTTGAGAAGCTGCTTGATGAGATCTCCTTTAACGCTCCCGACATGAAGGAGAAGAAATTCACCATAGACAAAAGCTATGTTGAGGAGAAAATAGCCGACATCGTCAAGGACAGGGACCTAAGCAGGTATATACTCTGA
- a CDS encoding killer suppression protein HigA — protein sequence MDISFRNSSLKKLCEDPKSAKKKLGNVAAKKLQARLADLIAVEKLGDIPFGNPHPLKGRRTGQFAVNLDGGRRLVFKPSDNPIPQDTSGDIKWREVKSIEIVFIGDYHD from the coding sequence ATGGATATAAGCTTTCGAAACTCCAGCCTGAAAAAATTATGTGAAGACCCCAAATCAGCGAAAAAGAAACTCGGGAATGTGGCAGCTAAAAAACTACAGGCTCGGCTAGCAGATTTGATTGCGGTAGAGAAACTGGGGGATATCCCTTTCGGAAACCCTCATCCTTTGAAAGGCAGACGAACTGGACAATTCGCAGTTAATCTGGATGGTGGACGTCGCCTAGTATTTAAACCATCTGATAACCCAATACCGCAGGATACCAGTGGGGATATAAAATGGAGAGAGGTCAAATCAATAGAAATCGTTTTTATCGGAGATTATCATGACTGA
- the xerC gene encoding tyrosine recombinase XerC, whose amino-acid sequence MNEPLESFIKHLSDERNYSEHTVKAYRGDLENFRDFLLKEEKKIEDADVATINAYVSTLYGKNSPSSVERKVSAIRSFFSYLVRKGLAVQNPAKLVRTPKKEKHLPVFLSVDEVFNLVDVKDPEKNPLRVRDRAILELLYSSGLRVSELAGITLADLSMGEAIIRVRGKGNKERIVPVGSKALSALGEYLDIRGTLKPASDHIFLNSRGGGITTRSLARIIKKYGLVSGISKNVSPHVLRHSFATHLLAGGADLRAIQEMLGHASLSTTQRYTHLSVERIMEVYDKTHPNA is encoded by the coding sequence ATGAACGAACCGCTAGAAAGCTTCATAAAGCACCTCTCGGACGAAAGAAACTACTCGGAACACACGGTAAAGGCCTACAGGGGAGATCTTGAGAATTTCCGCGATTTTCTCTTAAAAGAAGAAAAAAAGATCGAGGATGCGGACGTCGCGACAATAAACGCCTACGTCTCAACCCTCTACGGAAAAAACTCCCCCTCCTCGGTAGAGAGAAAAGTATCGGCGATAAGATCCTTTTTCTCGTATCTGGTAAGAAAAGGTCTCGCGGTGCAGAATCCCGCAAAACTCGTGCGCACCCCTAAAAAGGAAAAGCACCTCCCCGTGTTTTTAAGCGTGGACGAGGTGTTCAATCTGGTCGACGTGAAGGATCCGGAGAAAAATCCGCTTCGCGTGCGCGACAGGGCGATTCTCGAGCTTCTTTATTCAAGCGGCCTCCGTGTAAGCGAACTTGCGGGAATCACGCTCGCCGACCTCAGCATGGGAGAGGCGATAATAAGGGTTCGCGGGAAAGGAAACAAGGAGAGAATCGTTCCCGTGGGATCAAAGGCGCTTTCCGCTCTCGGGGAGTATCTCGACATAAGAGGAACGCTGAAACCCGCGTCCGACCATATATTCCTTAACTCGAGGGGAGGCGGAATAACCACAAGAAGTCTGGCGCGGATAATAAAGAAGTACGGCCTGGTATCGGGGATATCGAAAAACGTGAGTCCCCATGTGCTTAGACACTCGTTTGCCACCCACCTGCTTGCGGGCGGCGCAGACCTTCGGGCGATCCAGGAGATGCTCGGTCACGCGAGTCTCTCTACGACCCAGAGATACACCCACCTCTCGGTCGAGCGGATAATGGAAGTGTACGACAAGACTCACCCGAACGCCTAG
- a CDS encoding ATP-binding protein, which produces MEYRTRKLSGRVLLSLKRNPVVFLNGPRQSGKTTLVRELARNEYPAEYVSFDNVTHMEAAYASPESFLGRRSGPVIIDEVQLVPDLFRALKVVVDEARLGEGGRSNGMFLLTGSANIMVLPKLSDSLVGRMSVRTLYPFSACEVFSAEGDFPERLFSADFADLGKGPALGEAVESATFPEISGKPARERVEWFDGYLTTILQRDVRTVAELEKIGTLPRLLRVLAARAGKLMNDAEIARDVGLNPVTSKSYRGILQAMFLTFDVGPWYRNVGKRLVKSSKGYIVDTLLLCHLLDRSLEGPGGRWGDFYGHAVENFVASELRKLLSFSDMRADLFHFRTADGKEVDFVLERPDGSVAGIEVKASKRVVSSDFKGMEALRALTKDDFVCGVVLYPGEEVVPFGEKFLAVPFSALWQ; this is translated from the coding sequence ATGGAGTACAGGACACGTAAATTATCCGGGAGGGTCTTGCTCTCCCTGAAGCGGAACCCCGTGGTGTTTCTAAACGGCCCGCGCCAGTCGGGCAAGACCACGCTTGTGCGGGAGCTTGCCCGCAACGAGTATCCGGCCGAGTACGTATCTTTTGACAACGTTACTCACATGGAGGCCGCCTACGCCTCTCCGGAAAGTTTTCTCGGCCGACGGAGCGGGCCGGTGATTATTGACGAGGTCCAGCTGGTTCCCGACCTGTTCCGCGCCCTCAAGGTTGTCGTTGACGAAGCGCGTCTCGGAGAGGGGGGACGGAGCAACGGCATGTTCCTGCTTACGGGTTCGGCGAATATAATGGTTTTGCCGAAGCTCTCCGATTCCCTTGTCGGACGCATGAGTGTAAGAACTCTTTATCCGTTTTCAGCCTGCGAGGTTTTCTCTGCGGAGGGAGATTTCCCGGAGAGGCTTTTTTCAGCCGATTTTGCCGACTTGGGAAAAGGACCCGCGCTCGGCGAAGCCGTCGAGTCGGCCACGTTTCCCGAGATATCGGGAAAACCCGCGCGCGAGCGGGTGGAGTGGTTTGACGGCTACCTTACAACCATACTGCAGCGTGACGTGCGCACGGTTGCCGAGCTTGAAAAAATCGGCACTCTGCCGAGACTGCTTCGGGTTCTGGCGGCCCGAGCCGGCAAACTTATGAACGACGCCGAGATCGCGCGTGACGTGGGACTTAACCCCGTTACCAGCAAAAGCTATCGCGGGATTCTCCAGGCTATGTTTCTCACCTTTGACGTCGGGCCGTGGTACCGAAACGTCGGAAAACGTCTTGTGAAGTCATCCAAGGGTTATATCGTCGATACCCTTCTTCTTTGTCATCTGCTTGACCGGAGTCTTGAGGGCCCGGGCGGACGGTGGGGCGATTTTTACGGTCACGCGGTTGAGAACTTCGTCGCCTCCGAGCTTCGAAAGCTGCTTTCCTTCTCCGATATGCGGGCGGATCTTTTCCATTTTCGTACCGCCGACGGCAAGGAGGTGGATTTCGTTCTTGAGCGCCCTGACGGCTCGGTCGCCGGTATCGAGGTAAAGGCTTCGAAGCGGGTGGTTTCCTCCGATTTTAAGGGTATGGAAGCGCTTCGGGCCCTGACGAAAGATGATTTTGTCTGCGGAGTCGTTCTTTACCCGGGAGAGGAGGTGGTTCCTTTCGGCGAGAAGTTCCTTGCCGTTCCTTTCTCC